A stretch of the Vigna radiata var. radiata cultivar VC1973A chromosome 7, Vradiata_ver6, whole genome shotgun sequence genome encodes the following:
- the LOC106765697 gene encoding beta-ureidopropionase, with product MEKRLNGEAKKEEEPKDSICGYDSLHLLLKDNLNPHHFQEVSRLLTGLNSGKAIETIALPESATALSVEHGFDLQAFSFSADKEQLREPRVVRVGLIQNSIALPTTAHFADQKKAIFEKLKPIIEAAGSSGVNILCLQEAWMMPFAFCTREKRWCEFAEPVDGESTKFLQSFALKYNMVIISSILERDISHGEVIWNTSVVIGNHGNIIGKHRKNHIPRVGDFNESTYYMEGNTGHPVFETVYGKIAINICYGRHHPLNWLAFGLNGAEIVFNPSATVGELSEPMWPIEARNAAIANSYFVASINRVGTETFPNAFTSGDGKPAHADFGHFYGSSYVSAPDASCTPSLSRYRDGLLITDMDLNLCRQFKDKWGFRMTSRYELYADTLARYVKPEFEPQVITDPLLHRKAS from the exons ATGGAGAAGCGCCTGAACGGAGAAgcgaagaaggaagaagaaccaAAGGACTCTATTTGTGGATACGattctcttcatcttcttctcaaGGATAATCTAAATCCTCATCACTTTCAG GAAGTTAGCCGTTTGCTTACTGGGCTTAATAGTGGAAAAGCAATTGAAACAATTGCTCTCCCTGAATCTGCAACTGCCCTCTCTGTGGAGCATGGTTTTGATCTCCAG GCCTTTTCCTTTTCTGCTGACAAAGAACAGCTAAGGGAACCTAGAGTAGTAAGGGTTGGTTTGATTCAGAACTCCATTGCCCTTCCAACCACTGCTCACTTTGCAGACCAGAAGAAGGCTATCTTTGAGAAACTAAAGCCAATAATTGAAGCTGCCGGTTCTTCTGGAGTGAACATATTATGCTTGCAA GAAGCGTGGATGATGCCATTTGCCTTCTGCACTCGAGAGAAAAGATGGTGTGAATTTGCAGAACCTGTTGATGGAgaatcaacaaaatttttacAAAGCTTTGCACTGAAATATAACATGGTCATCATAAGTTCAATTCTTGAGAGGGATATTAGCCATGGAGAGGTTATATGGAACACTTCCGTTGTAATTGGAAATCACGGCAATATAATTGGGAAACACAGGAAG AACCATATACCCAGAGTTGGCGACTTCAACGAGAGTACATATTATATGGAAGGAAATACTGGCCATCCTGTATTCGAAACAGTATATGGAAAGATTGCCATTAATATATGTTATGGTAGACACCATCCTTTGAATTGGTTAGCCTTTGGACTGAATGGTGCGGAGATTGTTTTCAACCCTTCTGCTACTGTTGGTGAACTCAGCGAGCCAATGTGGCCTATAGAG GCACGTAATGCTGCAATAGCTAATAGTTACTTTGTTGCTTCAATCAATCGCGTTGGGACTGAGACATTCCCCAATGCATTTACTTCTGGTGATGGAAAGCCAGCACATGCAGATTTTGGGCACTTTTATGGGTCCAGTTACGTTTCAGCACCTGATGCATCATGCACACCATCTCTATCTCGTTACAGGGATGGCCTTTTAATAACAGACATGGACCTTAACTTGTGTAGACAGTTTAAGGACAAGTGGGGTTTCAGAATGACTTCAAGGTACGAGTTGTATGCAGACACACTCGCCCGCTATGTGAAACCAGAGTTTGAGCCACAAGTCATCACTGACCCCTTATTGCATAGAAAGGCCTCCTAA
- the LOC106768253 gene encoding protein EXECUTER 1, chloroplastic, translating to MASMTAPTLTFPNQKLAVPFPARTPSLLSLPSFSPCRCISSDDRSGAKRGWDSVLHHFSEVAKRVDSYWKSFGDAVEDRSRAAGHDEDWDWDRWRRHFEEIDDQERLLSILKSQLSRAVYLEDFEDAARLKVAFAAAANNDSVGRVMSYLNRAIKEERYGDAAFLRDKAGAGLVGWWAGISEDVKDPHGLIIRITPEHGRYVARSYSPRQLATSAAGIPLFEIFLTMDKKGEFKSQAVYLKRRGAFHGSPTASSKTLDATGTLSSMESTEDKSELFVVSTEEPENGDDRNDGNDPTEGMPGFQNVLKDMIPGVKVKVFKVITPEKVDTDLSDVIEQIIEDEEEDEDEGSDEDDDDDDDDDEDDDDEDEDREKEKDVENLELEDIKSETEQEGDDEIEVNAGMRTFGREEHNEFAVKIAIGGLVQKLSSNLSTRDLLRVPAKLDMKGCGSFSFTVEKEVNQPIGLDKGKSSSDKSAKFQGRRKVNHVIFDLAKFIGRGKIPSKVLKEVGELINLTLSQAQNHQLSGSTIFNRIKIPTSFDPLNGLYIGAHGLYSSEVIHLRRRFGQWQEDNGAKEPSDLEFYEYVEAFKLTGDPYVPAGQVAFRAKIGKRYQLPHKGIIPEEFGVIARYKGEGRLAEPGFQNPRWVDGELVILDGKHLKAGPVVGFVYWAPEYHFLVFFNRLRLQQ from the exons aTGGCTTCCATGACCGCTCCAACCCTTACCTTCCCTAACCAGAAGCTTGCCGTTCCGTTTCCCGCGCGAACGCCGTCGCTCCTTTCTTTACCTTCCTTCTCTCCCTGCCGCTGCATCTCCTCCGACGACCGCAGCGGCGCCAAACGTGGTTGGGATTCCGTGCTGCACCACTTCTCCGAGGTCGCCAAGCGCGTCGATTCTTACTGGAAGTCCTTCGGGGACGCCGTCGAAGATCGTAGCCGCGCGGCTGGTCACGACGAGGATTGGGATTGGGATCGGTGGCGCCGGCATTTCGAGGAAATCGACGACCAAGAGCGTCTCCTCTCAATTCTCAAG TCCCAGTTAAGTAGGGCTGTGTATTTGGAGGACTTCGAAGATGCCGCCAGGCTAAAGGTGGCTTTTGCGGCTGCAGCTAACAATGACAGTGTTGGAAGAGTGATGTCTTATCTTAAC AGAGCCATTAAAGAGGAGCGGTATGGTGATGCAGCTTTCTTAAGAGATAAAGCTGGCGCTGGACTT gtgggttggtgggctgGTATTTCTGAAGATGTTAAAGATCCACATGGTCTAATTATTCGTATAACTCCTGAGCATGGAAGATATGTGGCAAGGAGTTATAGTCCTAG gcAACTTGCAACATCTGCCGCTGGCATTCCActatttgaaatttttcttaCAATGGATAAAAAAGGTGAATTCAAGTCACAG GCTGTGTACTTAAAGCGGAGAGGGGCCTTCCATGGATCCCCAACAGCGTCTTCTAAAACATTGGATGCTACTGGGACACTGAGTTCAATGGAATCTACTGAAGACAAAAGTGAGTTGTTTGTTGTGAGTACTGAAGAACCAGAAAATGGTGATGATAGGAATGATGGCAATGATCCAACGGAGGGAATGCCTGGATTTCAGAATGTCTTGAAAGATATGATTCCTGGAGTAAAGGTGAAGGTTTTCAAGGTCATAACTCCAGAAAAAGTAGACACCGATCTATCTGATGTGATTGAGCAGATAATtgaggatgaagaggaagatgaagatgaaggaagtgatgaagatgatgatgatgatgatgatgatgatgaagatgatgatgatgaagacgaagacagagagaaagaaaaagatgtagAAAATCTAGAACTGGAAGATATTAAATCTGAGACTGAGCAGGAGGGAGATGATGAGATTGAAGTAAACGCTGGAATGAGAACTTTTGGGCGTGAAGAACATAATGAATTTGCTGTTAAAATTGCTATTGGTGGTCTTGTGCAGAAACTTTCAAGTAATCTATCCACTAGAGATTTGCTTCGAGTTCCTGCTAAGCTGGATATGAAGGGGTGTGGTTCATTTTCATTTACTGTTGAAAAAGAAGTCAATCAGCCTATTGGTCTTGATAAAGGAAAATCTTCATCTGATAAATCAGCTAAGTTTCAAGGTCGTCGCAAAGTTAATCATGTGATTTTTGACCTTGCTAAATTTATTGGCAGGGGGAAGATACCATCAAAG GTGCTGAAAGAGGTGGGAGAATTGATAAATCTCACACTAAGTCAGGCTCAAAACCATCAATTATCCGGGTCAACTATTTTCAATCGCATCAAAATACCAACTTCTTTTGATCCTTTAAATG GTCTGTACATTGGTGCACATGGACTTTACTCCTCTGAAGTTATTCATCTAAGACGTAGATTTGGACAGTGGCAAGAGGACAATGGAGCCAAGGAACCTTCAGATCTTGAGTTTTATGAGTACGTAGAAGCTTTTAAGTTAACAGGAGATCCTTATGTACCAGCCGGCCAG GTGGCATTCCGTGCAAAAATTGGAAAGAGGTATCAACTACCTCATAAAGGGATAATACCTGAAGAGTTTGGTGTG ATTGCTCGCTACAAAGGCGAAGGGAGGCTGGCTGAGCCAGGGTTTCAAAATCCCCGATGGGTTGATGGTGAACTTGTGATTCTCGATGGAAAG CACCTAAAAGCAGGCCCAGTTGTTGGATTTGTGTACTGGGCCCCTGAGTACCATTTTTTGGTCTTCTTCAATCGGCTTAGGCTTCAACAATAG
- the LOC106767203 gene encoding nicotinamidase 1 — MVSQTVELLKKEIPLDQESVVLAEDTVNGLVLVDIINGFCTVGAGNLAPREPNSQIRGMINESARLAKVFCEKKLPVMAFLDSHHPNKPEDPYPTHCIIGSDESNLVPELRWLENEPNVTIRRKDCFDGYVGSIEEDGTNVFVDWVKKNKITTLVVVGVCTDICVLDFVCSTMSAKNRGFLNPLENVVVYSRGCATFDIPLEVATDTKGALAHPQEFMHHVGLYMAKERGAKIASEVLIGARFNI; from the exons ATGGTGTCACAGACAGTTGAACTCCTAAAGAAGGAGATTCCTCTGGATCAGGAGTCTGTGGTTTTAGCTGAAGATACAGTAAATGGTCTTGTTCTTGTGGACATCATAAATGGCTTCTGCACAGTTGGTGCTGGAAATCTG GCTCCAAGAGAACCCAATAGCCAGATTCGGGGAATGATCAATGAATCAGCAAGGCTAGCTAAAGTATTCTGTGAGAAGAAATTGCCAGTTATGGCTTTCCTGGATTCTCACCATCCTAACAAGCCAGAGGATCCTTATCCCACTCACTGTATTATTGGCTCTGATGAATCAAATCTGGTTCCTG AGTTAAGATGGCTGGAGAATGAACCAAATGTAACGATAAGGCGAAAGGATTGTTTTGACGGATATGTGGGCTCAATAGAAGAAGATGGTACTAACGTATTTGTAGATTGGGTGAAAAAGAATAAGATAACAACA CTGGTGGTTGTAGGTGTGTGCACAGATATCTGTGTTCTAGATTTTGTATGTTCCACAATGTCAGCAAAAAACCGTGGTTTTCTGAATCCTTTAGAAAACGTGGTGGTGTATTCACGTGGCTGTGCTACCTTTGATATCCCTCTGGAAGTAGCCACAGATACCAAAGGAGCTTTGGCACATCCACAG GAGTTTATGCATCACGTAGGGCTCTATATGGCCAAAGAAAGGGGAGCCAAAATAGCAAGTGAAGTTTTAATTGGTGCAAGGTTTAATATATAA